The genomic interval AGCAGCTCTTGTTGCATTTAAAGCATCTTCTATTCTTAATTTTTTATCTTTCATTTCAACTTCTGTAGCAGCTCCAACTTTTATAACAGCAACTCCTCCAGATAATTTTGCTAATCTTTCTTGTAATTTTTCTTTATCGTAATCAGAAGTAGTTTCTTCTATTTGACTTTTTATCAGATTAACTCTAGCAGATATATCTTTTTGTTCTCCAGCACCATCAACAATTACAGTTAAATCTTTTGTAACTTTAACAGTTTTAGCTCTTCCTAATTGTTCAATAGAAGCTTCTTCTAACTTCATTCCTTTTTCTTCAGATATAACTTCTCCACCTGTTAGTATAGCTATATCTTCAAGAATAGCTTTTCTTCTATCTCCAAAAGCAGGTGCTTTTACTGCTACAACATTTAAAGTTCCTCTTAATTTATTTATAACAAGGGTAGTTAGAGCTTCTCCTTCTATATCATCAGCAACTATTAAAACAGGTTTAGACATTTGAACTGTTTGTTCTAACAAAGGTAAAAGTTCCTTCATAGAACTAATCTTTTTATCTGTTAATAAGATTAATGGATTATCTAATTCAGCTGTCATTCTTTCAGAATCTGTTACCATGTATGGAGAAACATATCCTTTATCAAATTGCATTCCTTCAACAGTTTCTAAAGTTGTTTCAAGAGATTTAGCTTCTTCAACTGTTATAACTCCTGTTTCGCCAACTTTTTCCATAGCCTGTGCTATTAATTTTCCTATTTCTTCATCTCCAGCTGAAATTGATGCAACTTGAGATATTTCTTCATTAGATTCAATTTTTTTAGCTTTATCTTTTAAAACTTCAATAGCTTCTTTGGCAGCAAGTTCTATTCCTTTCTTTAAGAAAATAGGGTTTGCTCCAGCACTTAGCATTTTTAATCCTTCTTTAACAATAGCTTGTGCTAAGATTGTTGCAGTTGTTGTACCATCTCCTGCAACATCATTTGATTTAATTGCAACTTCTTTAACTAAAGCTGCTCCCATATTTTCAAAAGGATCTTCTAACTCTATTTCTTTAGCAATTGTTACTCCATCATTTGTAATTAAAGGAGCACCATAAGATTTTTCTAGAACAACATTTCTTCCTCTAGGTCCTAGAGTAACTTTTACTGCATCAGCAAGAATATTTACTCCTGTTTCTAATTTTTTTCTAGCTTCATCATTAAAATTTATAATTTTTGCCATTTGCTTTACCTCCTATTATTCGATAACTGCTAAAATATCTTCAGCATTCACTACTAAATATTTTTCTTCTCCATCTTCTATTTCATTTCCTGAGAATCTATTGAAAATTACTTTGTCTCCAACTTTTATACCTTCTAATTTTTCTCCTTTACCTAAAGCAATAACTTCTGCTTGATTAGGTTTTTCAGCAGGAGCAGTCTTTGAGCTAAGTAAAATTCCACTCTTAGTTTTTTCTTCTTTTTTAATTGGTTTTATTAAAACTCTTTCTCCAATAGGTCTAATATTCATATATAATTACCTCCTGATTTTTTATTAGCACTTAACTATATAGAGTGCTAAATTATCTACACTAATAATAATATATTATCTTTTATTTGTCAATCTCAAAAAATATTTTTTATAAAAAAGGGAAGTCGTAAATTCAACTTCCCAAATATATTAATATTTTCTCCAACTACCATACTTTGATTTTTTATTTCTTTTAAATGGTAAATATAGTAAAAAACTTAAAGCTATATATATACCTACGATAGAGAATAAATAATAAGGCCATGGTCCTACATAATCAATCAATTTTGCAGCTGATGATGGTGGACGATTAACAAATAGATAATTTGTTCCCAATTTAATATTAACAAAGTACATTGCAAATGCCAAACTTACTAATAATAAGAATGACATAATGAAGCCTGTTTTAGTTGGTCTAAATCTAAAATGTATAAAGGCATAAGCAGCACTAAACAAAATAAAGAAATGAGTTATAAAAAAACTTTGAGAAGCAAAGTCATGCATTCCCTCGCTTATATCAGGCATAATTATTGCAAAAAATGCTCCCATACACCAAAAATAAACTGGTTGAAACAAAACTTCACTGTGAAAAAACATCATAAATATAGAAAGTATTATTACCATTGGGCATAAATGTAATGGTAAAAGTTGTGCTACAGATTCGCCATAATACTTATGTCTATATATTAATTCTGCAATTTTCACTCCTAATACAAGAACAGCAATAATTTTTGCAAATGCTTGTTTTCGTTCAGTAAAAAAACCTAAAAATATTAATAAAAAACAAACTCCAAAACCTATCCCCATTGTTATTAAATGTGGATCACTAAATAAAACAAACTTATCACCCAATTTTATAACCTCCTATTTATGAAAACCTAAATCTGCTGGATTGATATCTCCAGAAATATGTTTTATCACTCCCTTATTTTTTTCAAATTCTTTTCTCATAAGAATTACTTTATTTATATAAGAAATTGTATCTAACTCTAAATTATTTTCATGAAAATGTCCTAAAGACCAGTAATCTATAACTAAACGACTGTCTCCAGAAATTAAAGAGCAATCTATAATTTTTGCAATTTCTAATGCAAAATAAAGTCCTACAAGTTCACCAAAATTATTAGTTCTATTTGCACCTAAGTAAATATTTCCATACTCATTCACTGTCCAGTTTCTACCTTTTAATAGTTTTTTGACAGTTTCTTTTGGTAAAGTTTCTAAAAAACTCACTTTATTTTCATCAGTAATTCTTACTTCAACTCCAATCCCTCTTCCAGTTCCTGAATCAAAGTATATTCCCTTTTCCAGTTTAGTATTTATTGGGGTAGTAGAGCTTATTTTTCTTTCATAATTTGCACCACTATCTAACCAATTTTGTGCAACAGCTTTATCTATAAAAGACTTATATCTAGCCTTTGTACCCTTTACTATCTTTTCACATTCAGTCCAACTTTCCACAATTCCATTACGCTTATCATCAAAAAAATAAGCATAATATTTTTGTTTAGCCATTTCTCCTCCTGTAATCTCTTTTGTATTTAATAGCAACTATCATTATAATAGCACATTTCTAAAATTTTTCAAAATCACATGTTTAAATAATAACTAAAAACTATCTATATTTCAAGTTTTTTCATATTTATTTAAAAAAAACTAATTTAAAATTAAAAAAATTAATATAGTTTATTATAACATAAATTATATATATTATTAATAAAGACAAAATCATTATATACTATTTTAATATACAATTAGATTTAAAATGGAGGCTAATAATGAAAGATAGAAAAACAATAGAACAAAAATATAAATGGAATTTGAATGATATCTATGAAAATTATGATATGTGGGAAAGTGATTTAGAAAAATTTGAAAAACTTACTAAAGAAGTTCCTAAATATAAAGGACAAATAAAAAATAACTCTGAAAAATTTGTTGAGTTAGAATTATTGATGGAAAAAATAGCGAGATTATTAGATAGACTTTATCTTTATCCATATATGTTAAAAGATTTAGATTCTACTGATGAAATAACATCAATAAAGATGCAAGAAATAGAAATGATTTATACAAAGTTTGGAACTGAAACTGCTTGGATAGCTCCTGAGATGTTAGAAATACCTGAAGAAACTATGAATGAATGGATTAAAAAGCATCCAGAATTAGAAGAAAGAAGATTTGGACTTAGTGAAATGTATAGATTAAGAAAGCATGTCCTATCTGAAGATAAAGAACAATTACTTTCACATTTCTCTCAATTTATGGGTTCATCTTCTGATATATATGGAGAACTTTCTATATCAGATATGAAATGGAATACTGTAAAATTATCTACAGGTGAAGAAATAGCTGTCTCAAATGGAGTTTATTCAAAAATTTTAGCAACTAATAGAAATCAAGAAGATAGAAAATTAGCTTTTGAAGCACTATATAAAAGCTATGAAAATAGCAAAAATACTTTTGCAGCAATATACAGAGCTATTATTCAACAAAATGTTGCTTCTTGTAATGCAAGAAGTTATGAATCTTGTCTTGATAGGGCTTTAGAAAATAAGAATATTCCAAAAGAAGTTTATTTTTCTTTAGTTAATTCTGCTCAAGAAAATACAGCTCCTTTAAGAAGATATATAGAACTTAGAAAGAAAGCTTTAAAATTAAAAGAATATCATTATTATGACAACAGTATTAACATAGTTGACTATAACAAAGTATTTAAATATGATGATGCTAAGGAAATAGTTTTAAATTCAGTTAAACCTTTAGGAGAAGATTATCAAGCAAAAATGAAAAGAGCTATAAGTGAAGGTTGGCTTGATGTTTTTGAAACTAAAAATAAAAGAAGTGGAGCTTACTCTATAAATATATATGATGTTCACCCATATATGCTTTTGAACTATCAAGAAACTATGGATGCTGTATTTACTCTAGCACATGAATTAGGACATACTCTTCATAGTATGCATTCAAGTGAGACTCAACCTTACTCAACAGCAGATTATACTATATTTGTTGCTGAAGTAGCTTCTACTTTTAATGAAAGATTACTTTTAGACTATATGCTAGAAAACTCAGATGACAGCTTAGAAAAAATTGCTTTATTAGAACAAGCATTAGGAAATATAGTTGGAACTTATTATATCCAAACTCTTTTTGCTAGCTATGAATATGAAGCACATAAGATGATAGAAGAATATAAGGCAGTCACTCCTGATATTTTAAGTGATATCATGTATAATTTATTTAAAAAATATTTTGGAGAAAGCATAACAATAGATGAACTACAAAAGATAATTTGGTCAAGAATACCTCATTTCTTTAGATCGCCTTTCTATGTTTATCAATATGCAACTTCTTTTGCAAGTTCAGCAAAGCTATATGAAAATTTAAAAACTAATCCTGAAAGTAGAGAAAAATACTTAACTCTTCTTAAATCAGGTGGAAATAATCATCCAATGGAACAATTAAAATTAGCTGGGGTTGATTTAACTAAGAAAGAATCTTTTGATTCTGTTGCAAAAGAATTTGACAGATTGCTAGATGTTTTAGAAGAAGAATTAAAAAAGATTAATTTAATATAAAATTAGGGAGGTATCAAATTGAAAAGAAAGTTATTATTAGTTGCCTTTGCTTTACTTTTTTCTGTTTCTGCAATTTCAAATTCTCAAGAAATTAGAAAAAAAGATTTAAGAATAGTTGAAAAACTTTATTATCTTAAAGATTCTGATGTTCCTTTTACTGGTAAAGTAAGTGAAGGGAAAGATAGACTTTATTATCTAAATGGAAAGCAAGATGGTAAATGGATAAGTTTCTATAAAAATGGAAATATTAAATCTATTATAAATTGGAAAGATGGTAAATTAAATGGAAAATATATCATCTATGAAAACAATGGAATGAAGTCTACAGAAACTATTTATAAAGATGGTAAGGAAAATGGTGATTACTTTTTATATAATGCTAATGGAACTTATCGTACAAAAGGTGCTTATATAATGGGAAGACCTGTAGGTCTATGGGAATATTATGATAAAGATGGTAAATTAAAAGATACAGTTATAGTAAATTAAAAAAAAGCTTGTAATTTTTTTAATTTTGTACTAAAATGTC from Fusobacterium pseudoperiodonticum carries:
- the groL gene encoding chaperonin GroEL (60 kDa chaperone family; promotes refolding of misfolded polypeptides especially under stressful conditions; forms two stacked rings of heptamers to form a barrel-shaped 14mer; ends can be capped by GroES; misfolded proteins enter the barrel where they are refolded when GroES binds); translated protein: MAKIINFNDEARKKLETGVNILADAVKVTLGPRGRNVVLEKSYGAPLITNDGVTIAKEIELEDPFENMGAALVKEVAIKSNDVAGDGTTTATILAQAIVKEGLKMLSAGANPIFLKKGIELAAKEAIEVLKDKAKKIESNEEISQVASISAGDEEIGKLIAQAMEKVGETGVITVEEAKSLETTLETVEGMQFDKGYVSPYMVTDSERMTAELDNPLILLTDKKISSMKELLPLLEQTVQMSKPVLIVADDIEGEALTTLVINKLRGTLNVVAVKAPAFGDRRKAILEDIAILTGGEVISEEKGMKLEEASIEQLGRAKTVKVTKDLTVIVDGAGEQKDISARVNLIKSQIEETTSDYDKEKLQERLAKLSGGVAVIKVGAATEVEMKDKKLRIEDALNATRAAVEEGIVAGGGTILLDIIDSMKDFNETGEIAMGIEIVKRALEAPIKQIAENCGLNGGVVLEKVRMSPKGFGFDAKNEKYVNMIESGIIDPAKVTRAAIQNSTSVASLLLTTEVVIAHKKEEEKASMGAGGMMPGMM
- a CDS encoding co-chaperone GroES; the encoded protein is MNIRPIGERVLIKPIKKEEKTKSGILLSSKTAPAEKPNQAEVIALGKGEKLEGIKVGDKVIFNRFSGNEIEDGEEKYLVVNAEDILAVIE
- a CDS encoding TIGR02206 family membrane protein produces the protein MGDKFVLFSDPHLITMGIGFGVCFLLIFLGFFTERKQAFAKIIAVLVLGVKIAELIYRHKYYGESVAQLLPLHLCPMVIILSIFMMFFHSEVLFQPVYFWCMGAFFAIIMPDISEGMHDFASQSFFITHFFILFSAAYAFIHFRFRPTKTGFIMSFLLLVSLAFAMYFVNIKLGTNYLFVNRPPSSAAKLIDYVGPWPYYLFSIVGIYIALSFLLYLPFKRNKKSKYGSWRKY
- a CDS encoding ribonuclease H family protein, which codes for MAKQKYYAYFFDDKRNGIVESWTECEKIVKGTKARYKSFIDKAVAQNWLDSGANYERKISSTTPINTKLEKGIYFDSGTGRGIGVEVRITDENKVSFLETLPKETVKKLLKGRNWTVNEYGNIYLGANRTNNFGELVGLYFALEIAKIIDCSLISGDSRLVIDYWSLGHFHENNLELDTISYINKVILMRKEFEKNKGVIKHISGDINPADLGFHK
- the pepF gene encoding oligoendopeptidase F; its protein translation is MKDRKTIEQKYKWNLNDIYENYDMWESDLEKFEKLTKEVPKYKGQIKNNSEKFVELELLMEKIARLLDRLYLYPYMLKDLDSTDEITSIKMQEIEMIYTKFGTETAWIAPEMLEIPEETMNEWIKKHPELEERRFGLSEMYRLRKHVLSEDKEQLLSHFSQFMGSSSDIYGELSISDMKWNTVKLSTGEEIAVSNGVYSKILATNRNQEDRKLAFEALYKSYENSKNTFAAIYRAIIQQNVASCNARSYESCLDRALENKNIPKEVYFSLVNSAQENTAPLRRYIELRKKALKLKEYHYYDNSINIVDYNKVFKYDDAKEIVLNSVKPLGEDYQAKMKRAISEGWLDVFETKNKRSGAYSINIYDVHPYMLLNYQETMDAVFTLAHELGHTLHSMHSSETQPYSTADYTIFVAEVASTFNERLLLDYMLENSDDSLEKIALLEQALGNIVGTYYIQTLFASYEYEAHKMIEEYKAVTPDILSDIMYNLFKKYFGESITIDELQKIIWSRIPHFFRSPFYVYQYATSFASSAKLYENLKTNPESREKYLTLLKSGGNNHPMEQLKLAGVDLTKKESFDSVAKEFDRLLDVLEEELKKINLI
- a CDS encoding toxin-antitoxin system YwqK family antitoxin; this translates as MKRKLLLVAFALLFSVSAISNSQEIRKKDLRIVEKLYYLKDSDVPFTGKVSEGKDRLYYLNGKQDGKWISFYKNGNIKSIINWKDGKLNGKYIIYENNGMKSTETIYKDGKENGDYFLYNANGTYRTKGAYIMGRPVGLWEYYDKDGKLKDTVIVN